The sequence TTTTTATTAAAAAATCCTTTTATATATTTGCTTCATCAATCACGAATTCTAAGTTTAGTTCATAATTTTTCTCTTCGACCGGCTGGTGAGTTTTATACTCATGTTTCTGTATAGTCGGTTTGCTTTTCTCTTTTATCCATAGGTAGAATTTTATTTGTTAATCTTTGCTTGTTGAGTCGTTTTCTGATGTCAGCAGGTTCATCATGATTTATTCATTTTACTTTTTATGCTTTTATTATGAAACGTACCTGTTTGCGAATAAACGCAAAACGCGAATAAAAATAGCAAACATGGAGTTCCATACGACATCTTAAATAATTTATTACGTATGAAAATACAACAACCTAAATTACGCTTTTGGCAGATTTGGAATATGACATTTGGCTTTCTTGGGGTCCAAATAGGCTATTCGTTGCAGAACGGCAATACCAGCCGAATACTTTCAGCCTTAGGTGCTGATGTTTCCCACTTGGGCTATTTCTGGCTTGCGGCTCCAATTGCCGGTTTGATTGTCCAACCCATTATAGGCCTTTCCAGTGATAAAACCTGGACACGCCTAGGCCGAAGAATTCCTTTCATTTTTGGCGGGGCTATTATTTCAGTACTGGCCATGTTTTTCATGCCTAATTCGGAGTTCTTTGCCTATCTGTTGCCCCCCATGTTTTTTGGCGCTTTTATGTTGTTGTTTATGGATACCTCTTTTAATGTAACCATGCAGCCATTCAGGGCACTGGTGGGAGATATGTTGCCCGATGAACAGCGAAACAAAGGTTATTCCGTCCAGAGTTTTCTGATTAATACCGGTGCTGTGGTTGGTTCTCTGTTGCCTTTCGTACTGACCTGGCTGGGTGTTCATAATACTCCGGCTCCAGGCCATAAGGTTGCCCCGACTGTGATCTGGGCATTTTATTTCGGCGGCGCTGTTCTGTTGTTAACTGTTTTATGGACTGTTTTTACAACTAAGGAATATCCTCCCGAAGAATTCGAAAAATATCATGAAGTTACTGTTGAAGAAAAATCGCATACTTCCTTGATTAGCCTGATTAAAGATATTCCGGTTACCATGTGGCGTCTGGCAATTGTCCAGTTCTTTTCATGGTTCTCGCTGTTTCTGATGTGGGTTTATACTACTTCAGGTGTTGCCCAGAATGTATGGCATACTGCTCCCAATGACTCTGTCTCTGCTGCTTTCAATGAGGCTGGCAACTGGGTGGGTGTTATTTTCTCATTATATAGCCTCTTTGCAGCTCTTTTCTCTATTGTCATGGGCAATCTGGCTGATAAATTTGGAAGAAAAACCATCTATATGATTGCTTTGTGGCTAGGAGGACTTGGACTGTTGTCCATGGTATTCATTCATAACCAGTATGGATTGATTGCTTCCATGGTAGGTGTAGGCATTGGCTGGGCTGCTATTCTGGCTATGCCTTATGCAATTCTTTCGGCTTCTTTGCCGGCCAGTAAAATGGGCGTGTATATGGGACTGTTTAATGCTACGGTGACAATCCCTCAGATTGCTGCTGGATTATTGGGCGGACTTATTCTTTCACTTTTGGGCGGACATGCAATTACTATGCTGGGAGTAGCCGGTATATCTATGTTTATTGCCGGATTCACAGTCGTTTTCATTAAGGAAGTAAAACAACAATAATTTAATTATCGAAGTAACAATGGAAATCAAAGCATGTATATTCGATTTGGACGGTGTTATTGTTGATACTGCCAAATACCATTTCATTGCATGGCGGGAGCTTGCCCATGAACTGGGTTTTAATTTTACTGAGAAAGACAATGAACGGTTGAAAGGAGTATCCCGTATGCGTTCACTTGATATACTTCTTGAAGTAGGCGGAAAATCTTTTGATGAACAAACAAAACTGAAACTTGCAGCAAAGAAAAACGACATCTACGTATCCTATATCCAAAAAATGACTCCTTCAGAGATATTACCGGGCGTAAGGGAATTTATTGACGATCTAAGGGCAAACCATGTACGGACTGCCCTGGGGTCAGCCAGTAAAAACGCAGGTACCGTACTCGACCGGTTAAATATCTCCTCATTTTTTGATGCTATTATTGATGGCAATAAAGTTCAGCATGCAAAGCCTAATCCCGAAATTTTTCTTCTGGGTGCTAAAGAATTGGGTATATCCCCTGAAAACTGCGTTGTTTTTGAAGACGCGGAAGTGGGCATTGAAGCAGCTCTTGCTGGCGGTATGGGGGCTATCGGTGTGGGTAGTCCCGAAATTCTTGGCAAAGCCAATGGCGTTATTCCTGGTTTTGCACTTTTTTCATTTCAAAAACTCAAGGCAATTTTTAATTAACTGTACTTAAGGTAAGGAAAGTTAAAATTTAAGGTTATGAATAAATATCTTAAAAGTGACGAATGGTGCATAATCGAAGAGGGCTTTAATCCTGTTAACC is a genomic window of Bacteroidota bacterium containing:
- a CDS encoding MFS transporter, which encodes MKIQQPKLRFWQIWNMTFGFLGVQIGYSLQNGNTSRILSALGADVSHLGYFWLAAPIAGLIVQPIIGLSSDKTWTRLGRRIPFIFGGAIISVLAMFFMPNSEFFAYLLPPMFFGAFMLLFMDTSFNVTMQPFRALVGDMLPDEQRNKGYSVQSFLINTGAVVGSLLPFVLTWLGVHNTPAPGHKVAPTVIWAFYFGGAVLLLTVLWTVFTTKEYPPEEFEKYHEVTVEEKSHTSLISLIKDIPVTMWRLAIVQFFSWFSLFLMWVYTTSGVAQNVWHTAPNDSVSAAFNEAGNWVGVIFSLYSLFAALFSIVMGNLADKFGRKTIYMIALWLGGLGLLSMVFIHNQYGLIASMVGVGIGWAAILAMPYAILSASLPASKMGVYMGLFNATVTIPQIAAGLLGGLILSLLGGHAITMLGVAGISMFIAGFTVVFIKEVKQQ
- the pgmB gene encoding beta-phosphoglucomutase; protein product: MEIKACIFDLDGVIVDTAKYHFIAWRELAHELGFNFTEKDNERLKGVSRMRSLDILLEVGGKSFDEQTKLKLAAKKNDIYVSYIQKMTPSEILPGVREFIDDLRANHVRTALGSASKNAGTVLDRLNISSFFDAIIDGNKVQHAKPNPEIFLLGAKELGISPENCVVFEDAEVGIEAALAGGMGAIGVGSPEILGKANGVIPGFALFSFQKLKAIFN